In Neodiprion pinetum isolate iyNeoPine1 chromosome 6, iyNeoPine1.2, whole genome shotgun sequence, one genomic interval encodes:
- the LOC124220917 gene encoding trypsin-1-like isoform X4, producing the protein MFQLAVICALLVTCGLGSPASWRKPRLLDGRIVGGVDAKIEDHPYQLSFQQYGQHFCGAAMISSKWAITAAHCIGSSTKYYRVSAGSSNKSNGTQYAIASMIRHPKFDSYAIDFDLALLELDSDVEFHETVQPVSLPDSEVEAGTIVNVTGWGALRQGGSAARSLQRVSVQIVPRDLCAKAYKEFNVITQRMICAGDMAEGGKDSCQGDSGGPLVADGILYGIVSWGYGCAKPGFPGVYTNVADFREWIRGETGI; encoded by the exons ATGTTTCAACTCGCTGTCATCTGCGCGCTTCTCGTTACCTGCGGCCTGG GATCCCCGGCATCGTGGCGGAAGCCGCGACTACTCGACGGGCGAATCGTCGGCGGTGTTGACGCGAAGATCGAGGATCATCCATACCAATTGTCGTTCCAGCAATACGGGCAGCATTTTTGCGGAGCAGCGATGATCAGTTCTAAATGGGCCATCACCGCCGCTCACTGTATCGG gtcATCCACCAAGTACTATCGCGTAAGCGCCGGAAGCTCGAACAAATCCAATGGCACACAGTATGCGATTGCCAGCATGATTCGTCATCCCAAGTTCGACTCTTACGCCATTGATTTCGACCTAGCTCTTCTGGAG CTCGATAGCGACGTCGAATTCCACGAAACCGTCCAGCCGGTTTCCCTACCTGATTCCGAGGTCGAGGCTGGCACCATTGTCAACGTGACCGGATGGGGAGCGCTCAGG CAAGGCGGAAGCGCCGCAAGATCGCTGCAGAGGGTCAGCGTGCAAATAGTCCCCCGAGACTTGTGCGCCAAGGCCTATAAGGAGTTCAACGTTATAACTCAGAGGATGATATGCGCCGGCGACATGGCGGAGGGAGGCAAGGACTCCTGTCAGGGTGATTCAGGGGGTCCCCTGGTCGCGGACGGCATCCTCTACGGCATCGTGTCCTGGGGATACGGCTGCGCAAAGCCTGGCTTTCCGGGCGTCTACACAAACGTGGCCGACTTTCGGGAATGGATCAGAGGAGAGACCGGTATCTGA
- the LOC124220922 gene encoding trypsin-1-like: protein MSNSLSELVLSIIAVLFYGIAFANSESADISEYPYHVSVEYNKSHSCSGALITELWVVTVASCVHRNGATNLTVRFATTIASTGGEQLEVRSVIVHPDFDSISYDYDIALLKLRVPLQFGDGKLPIVLPSSEYEIADETAANITGWIMDTQGNPASQLTVVSTPTVNQTICESSLPAFKDLLDSMLCAGHMNADAEVCQGDLGAPLVHEEILVGILSYGLGCTVPTFPAVYTRIDSFVTWIFDHTGTIIY, encoded by the exons ATGTCcaactcattgtcagagcTCGTTCTCTCCATAATTGCTGTTCTGTTTTACG GCATCGCCTTCGCGAATTCCGAGAGTGCGGACATATCGGAGTATCCCTATCAC GTTTCCGTCGAGTACAATAAGTCTCACAGCTGTAGCGGCGCTTTGATAACCGAACTCTGGGTGGTGACAGTAGCTTCTTGTGTGCACCG AAATGGCGCGACGAATCTCACCGTCAGATTTGCAACGACGATTGCGTCAACTGGTGGAGAACAGTTGGAAGTCAGATCCGTCATCGTTCACCCGGACTTCGATTCGATCTCTTACGACTACGATATCGCCTTGTTGAAG CTGCGTGTCCCGCTGCAATTCGGCGATGGTAAGCTGCCGATCGTGCTGCCTTCTTCGGAATATGAAATCGCCGATGAAACAGCCGCCAACATAACGGGCTGGATCATGGACACG CAAGGTAATCCAGCATCCCAGTTGACCGTAGTTTCGACTCCAACGGTCAACCAAACGATCTGCGAATCCAGCCTACCTGCTTTCAAGGATCTTCTGGATTCGATGCTTTGCGCTGGGCACATGAACGCAGACGCGGAGGTTTGTCAG GGAGACTTGGGAGCGCCGCTGGTGCACGAGGAGATTTTAGTCGGAATTTTGTCATACGGATTGGGTTGCACAGTTCCAACATTTCCGGCAGTCTACACGAGGATCGACAGTTTTGTCACATGGATCTTTGACCACACGGGGActataatttattga
- the LOC124221579 gene encoding transmembrane protease serine 9-like has product MKRELLLGVILALAACGAEGGISRFSEGRIVGGEATTIEEHPYQVSIIYNNEHVCGGSLISSRWILTAAHCIDGLTTSLLNVRAGSTYRSSGGTLITSISSVIIHEYYDEDSYDYDVGLMQLTSALALSTTVATVTLPSSSYTIDIGTQCTVAGWGKTSYGGTLSETLLYLTVPIVSQTSCSATYIYRNTVTDQMICAGYTTGTMDTCQGDSGGPLVYNGIQVGIVSWGAECATVGYPGVYTRVSAIREWITKRASIYNAVTMYLNSLFTELTMIVRCFILLVSYTGYLQGTEQASRIVGGSYTSIEQYPYQASLQRNGHHVCGGSIISNTWILTAAHCIRNYSHTVFKVRTGSSYYDSGGRLTSVACILVNENFDLITLDYDIAAVELTRPLAFNSHTLPIALATRAQVLRVGQVATVTGWGTTMSSGTLSRRLQKVDLPLIAWADCLKSYVEHPITERMLCAGHLDTGGRDACQGDSGGPIVLNGKLIGIVSWGFGCALPSYPGVYTRVLYFRDWIEYNTNL; this is encoded by the exons ATGAAACGTGAACTATTGCTGGGTGTAATTCTCGCGCTTGCCGCCTGCG GCGCGGAGGGCGGTATCTCTCGCTTTTCGGAGGGCAGGATTGTCGGTGGTGAAGCGACAACCATCGAAGAACATCCTTACCAG GTGTCGATTATTTACAACAACGAACACGTTTGCGGTGGGTCACTGATAAGCAGTCGATGGATCTTGACTGCTGCGCACTGTATCGATGG ACTCACCACAAGTCTGTTGAATGTCCGGGCTGGAAGCACGTACAGAAGCAGCGGAGGGACTTTGATCACTTCAATCTCCTCGGTGATCATCCACGAATATTATGACGAGGACAGCTACGACTATGACGTTGGATTGATGCAG TTGACATCCGCTCTGGCATTGTCCACGACAGTAGCCACGGTCACTCTGCCATCGTCAAGCTACACCATAGATATTGGAACACAATGCACAGTGGCTGGATGGGGAAAAACGTCG TACGGAGGCACGCTTTCGGAGACTCTGCTTTACTTGACCGTTCCAATCGTCAGCCAGACGTCCTGTTCAGCCACTTATATTTACCGGAACACCGTCACGGATCAAATGATCTGCGCTGGCTACACTACCGGTACCATGGATACTTGTCAG GGTGATTCCGGAGGGCCACTTGTCTACAACGGTATCCAGGTCGGGATCGTTTCCTGGGGAGCGGAATGCGCGACCGTTGGTTATCCCGGGGTTTACACGCGAGTCTCTGCGATCCGAGAATGGATCACAAAGCGTGCCAGTATTT ACAACGCCGTTACGATGTATCTAAATAGTTTATTCACCGAGCTGACGATGATCGTCCGCTGCTTCATACTTCTTGTCAGTTACACCGGCTATCTTCAAG GCACTGAACAAGCCAGTCGCATTGTCGGTGGAAGCTACACATCCATAGAGCAGTATCCTTACCAG GCGTCCTTGCAACGTAATGGTCATCACGTCTGTGGCGGTTCAATCATCAGTAACACTTGGATTCTGACCGCCGCGCATTGCATCCGCAA CTACAGCCACACCGTATTCAAGGTCAGGACGGGGTCCTCTTACTACGACAGCGGCGGAAGGCTGACTTCCGTGGCGTGTATTTTGGTGAACGAGAACTTCGATTTGATCACCCTTGACTACGACATTGCGGCAGTAGAG CTGACCAGACCGCTGGCGTTCAATAGCCATACACTTCCGATTGCTCTCGCCACGAGGGCACAAGTTCTTCGGGTCGGTCAGGTGGCTACAGTAACCGGGTGGGGAACGACGATGTCCTCCGGAACTCTCTCGAGGCGGTTGCAGAAGGTCGACTTACCGCTGATAGCCTGGGCCGATTGCCTCAAGAGCTACGTGGAACACCCGATCACCGAGCGGATGTTGTGCGCCGGCCATCTTGATACTGGTGGCCGAGACGCGTGTCAG GGCGACAGCGGCGGTCCTATAGTTCTCAATGGAAAATTGATCGGTATCGTGTCTTGGGGATTTGGATGCGCTCTGCCGTCTTATCCGGGAGTTTATACGAGAGTGTTATACTTCCGCGACTGGATCGAGTACAATACAAACCTGTGA
- the LOC124220920 gene encoding trypsin-like isoform X2, whose protein sequence is MLRYFTLVSLLALCRGFGTFPEGSVEPLPLKTNDAPKSRIVGGQTTTIANYPWAVSLQHEWEEYTYDTIHFCTGTIINKDWILATGVCALMIESENVTIRVGSDYFHEGGTVHEIEYAIFHPEFNETTQDYDLALLRLNTSLTLSNSVQAVKLPSLNQNYPEGTIFSMASWGASVFLGDMTTQLQYISLPTITTELCQTVYFDRITDRMFCSYEEYVGMCIGDTGAAAVVDGVLIGIASWDYACSSYGYPGVYANVSVMVDWITEVSSSSSPAPLFCLVAALAILLRSEA, encoded by the exons ATGCTGCGCTACTTCACGCTAGTTAGCCTCCTGGCACTGTGTCGCGGATTTGGAA CTTTTCCGGAAGGGTCGGTCGAACCATTACCTTTGAAAACCAATGACGCGCCGAAATCGCGAATCGTTGGTGGCCAGACAACAACGATAGCAAATTATCCGTGGGCG GTTTCCCTGCAGCACGAATGGGAGGAATACACGTACGACACGATCCATTTTTGCACCGGCACCATAATCAATAAAGACTGGATTCTGGCCACGGGAGTATGCGCTCTCAT GATAGAATCTGAGAACGTGACCATCAGAGTCGGCAGCGACTACTTCCACGAGGGAGGAACAGTTCACGAAATCGAATACGCCATCTTCCATCCTGAGTTCAACGAGACCACACAGGACTACGACCTGGCTTTGCTGAGG TTAAACACCAGTCTGACGCTGTCCAACTCAGTTCAGGCAGTCAAGCTGCCGAGTCTGAACCAAAATTATCCAGAAGGAACAATTTTCTCGATGGCCAGTTGGGGTGCATCCGTC TTTCTCGGCGACATGACTACCCAGCTACAGTACATAAGTCTTCCAACGATCACAACCGAGCTGTGCCAGACCGTGTACTTCGATCGCATAACCGATAGAATGTTCTGCTCGTACGAAGAGTACGTGGGAATGTGCATCGGGGATACAGGGGCAGCGGCGGTGGTGGACGGAGTCCTGATAG GAATCGCGTCCTGGGACTACGCCTGTTCGTCCTACGGCTACCCTGGGGTCTATGCAAACGTCTCGGTGATGGTCGACTGGATTACGGAAGTCTCCTCATCCTCGTCGCCGGCTCCTCTCTTCTGCCTGGTGGCAGCCCTGGCGATTCTCCTGCGCTCCGAGGCGTAG
- the LOC124220920 gene encoding trypsin-like isoform X1 has product MLRYFTLVSLLALCRGFGSITTFPEGSVEPLPLKTNDAPKSRIVGGQTTTIANYPWAVSLQHEWEEYTYDTIHFCTGTIINKDWILATGVCALMIESENVTIRVGSDYFHEGGTVHEIEYAIFHPEFNETTQDYDLALLRLNTSLTLSNSVQAVKLPSLNQNYPEGTIFSMASWGASVFLGDMTTQLQYISLPTITTELCQTVYFDRITDRMFCSYEEYVGMCIGDTGAAAVVDGVLIGIASWDYACSSYGYPGVYANVSVMVDWITEVSSSSSPAPLFCLVAALAILLRSEA; this is encoded by the exons ATGCTGCGCTACTTCACGCTAGTTAGCCTCCTGGCACTGTGTCGCGGATTTGGAAGTATAACAA CTTTTCCGGAAGGGTCGGTCGAACCATTACCTTTGAAAACCAATGACGCGCCGAAATCGCGAATCGTTGGTGGCCAGACAACAACGATAGCAAATTATCCGTGGGCG GTTTCCCTGCAGCACGAATGGGAGGAATACACGTACGACACGATCCATTTTTGCACCGGCACCATAATCAATAAAGACTGGATTCTGGCCACGGGAGTATGCGCTCTCAT GATAGAATCTGAGAACGTGACCATCAGAGTCGGCAGCGACTACTTCCACGAGGGAGGAACAGTTCACGAAATCGAATACGCCATCTTCCATCCTGAGTTCAACGAGACCACACAGGACTACGACCTGGCTTTGCTGAGG TTAAACACCAGTCTGACGCTGTCCAACTCAGTTCAGGCAGTCAAGCTGCCGAGTCTGAACCAAAATTATCCAGAAGGAACAATTTTCTCGATGGCCAGTTGGGGTGCATCCGTC TTTCTCGGCGACATGACTACCCAGCTACAGTACATAAGTCTTCCAACGATCACAACCGAGCTGTGCCAGACCGTGTACTTCGATCGCATAACCGATAGAATGTTCTGCTCGTACGAAGAGTACGTGGGAATGTGCATCGGGGATACAGGGGCAGCGGCGGTGGTGGACGGAGTCCTGATAG GAATCGCGTCCTGGGACTACGCCTGTTCGTCCTACGGCTACCCTGGGGTCTATGCAAACGTCTCGGTGATGGTCGACTGGATTACGGAAGTCTCCTCATCCTCGTCGCCGGCTCCTCTCTTCTGCCTGGTGGCAGCCCTGGCGATTCTCCTGCGCTCCGAGGCGTAG